The genomic stretch ACTCGCTCATGCTGATGTACACTTCAACAGGTACTTTAAAATTCTTTCTATAGACTCTTGCCCATCCACCGATAATCGTGTCGTTTGGTAATACCAGCGAGCCCTTACGTTCAACTTGCACTCCGTCAGCGTCTAAAACTACAACTCCTGCTTCAAAGCCCTCGTAATCCTTGCATTGCGCTGCACGTTTTAAAAATGCTTCTTTTGAAACAATCAGACTAAACTCTGTTCCGCCGTTTTTGTTTTTATAAGCAACAATGTAAACTTCGTTTGCGAATGGGTTAAGGTTGCGTCCTTTGATAAGCGTTAAGGCTTGTCCGATTTGTTTTTCACTTAAAAGGTTTTGTGGGTCAAAAAATCGTTTTACATCTTGTGGTGTCCACACGCTCGTGTCTACGGTGATGTCGCGTTTTGTTTGTTTTGCTACTTGATTTGCCATTATTTCCGTCTTCCTTTCGTTTTCTTAAGATTCCATATTTCACGCTTCAAGCGTTTGTTTTCTTGCTGTAGACTGATAATTTTGTCTTGCTGCTGATTGATGATTTCGCCAAATTCACGGCTAAGACCGAAGTATCTTGCTCTCCAGCCTTTGACCTGCTGTTCTAATTCATCTGCTAATCTAATCATTCGAACCGTCCGTTTCTAATTGCATCTTCGATGTCGGATAAAATGTAGCCTTGATAGATGGTTGCTGCAATACTGTTGATTGTTTGCTGGTCCAAACTGTTTTCATACTGTTTCTCGACCTGCGCTAAAATTCTGTCAAACAAATCGAGCTGACTACGAACATATCTGTCTTGCGCACGTTTGATTTTAGTTGATAGATACTCTAATTTTTCTTCTTTCATTTAGTCCTCCAGCTCAATAATCACACTGAGACAAATTCCAAATTCGTTAGCATCAACATCTACGCTAACGTTGTCTACATAATCACCATAAAAGTCATCAATATCTACATCGTCATAGTTGTATCTCTTGCCAGCCTTTTTAAGAATGATTAGAGGCCATTCTCCTTTGTAGCCACTAAAAACGTGTCCATCTAAATAATCTTCGATAGTTACATTCATTATTATTCTCCTTTAAAAGGCGTGCTGCTTAATCCAATCCAACGAACTAAAACACTTGAACATCCATCCAACGAAGCATATCCAACAACTTCACTTCTCCACTGTTCGTTGTTTTGAACATCGGCATTTAACTGTGTGCAAGCAGATGTTAATCGGTCATCTGTATATTCTTTGTAAAATTCCACTTCTAATCCTCCATCATTGCTGCTTTCAGCGCGTCAAGCTGTGCCTGTTCATCTGCGCTTGCTTCATGTTTGTATTCTTCGTTAACCCAATCAGGTACGTTGCTTTTAGTTGGTTGTTGAACATTTTGATAACGATTTGCTTTCTTAGCTTTGAAATCTCGTTGTGCTTGATAAGCTTGCTCTACCGTTTGAATACCGTTCTCAATCCAGTTATCTAGAACACGACTAATATAATTAAATTTGCGAACATTGTTAGCTACTGCTACTTTTACTGCTTCAAGAAATAACTCTTTTGATACATGTTTGTTAATCAAATAATCGTTCATCGTGTCGTATTCAAACTTAACAAGACCTCGACCAAGATTCGCTTCAACTACATCAACAAATCTTTCTTCTTTTTCTGGTTCTAGTTCTAACTCTTTCTTTAACTCTATATCTTTCTTTATTTCTGTCTCTGTATCTATCTCTATCTCTGGTGCACATTTGTTCAACATTTGTTGCTCATTTGTTGTTACATTTGTAACACTTTTTCTGTATTTTCTTATTCTGTCAGCATTTGTGCTTGATTTGCCAACAAAGTTTTGAATATTAGACATGTAAATAGCCCCATTGTCTAAAATCTCGATTAATTTTAACTGCTGAAAAATTTGAATAGCTTTTTCGATTGTTCCAATTTGATGACGCGTAATCGTCGCAAGCATTTGTGCGTTGTACGGAATTAAATTGTTAAACATTAGTAAGCCGTCATTTTTTAAGCTTCTGAGATAGAGTTTTAGGAGAATGTTGCTATAAAGATAACCATCTGGCATGCTTTCCAAAATGATAGCTTCGTCACTTTCAAAAAAATTCTCTTTTAATTTTAAGTAGTAATATTTCTTGTTATCGGCCATCTAATCACCTTCCTCAATTTCAATTTGTTGCTTATTTTCCATTTGTAGACTCCTCGAAATGTCTTGTTACTGTTTTAAAAATGTCTAGCAAAAGCTTCTGTGGAATATTTGAACGCTCATTATAAGATTTTGAAAAATACTTCCATTCAATCTCCTGTTTAATAATGTCGTTTTTTAAATTCAAATTGATATTGCTAGCAAATTTTGTAGGTTTTTGTAGCGGATAATCGTAATTGTTGTATCTTGTCTGATTTTTGTAAGGTAGGCAAAATCCCATCACATCCTCAATATACTTCCAAATCCGACCACTCGCTGGGTTCTCAATTATAAAGTAAGATGGCTCATAACGTTTGATGATTTCAATAGTATTAAACACACACAACTCACCGTTGACACGCTTCATAAATTGCCTATCATAATAATAATTGTTGTAAGCTTCCTCATAATCCTTGCTTGTTCTGATGGTAAACATACTCGCTTCCCTTTGTGGAGCAAATAGGCTATCTGTTGAGAAATCCTCTTGTTTCCAACAAGCATTACCCTCCACCATTGCGCTAGCATTCGACCAGCTTTCACAAGGCGGACTAGCTATGATTAAATCTGGTTTTGGGAGTTTATCCAACGTATCAAACAACGTGTTATCACCAAATAATCGCTTGTAATCTGCTAAATCTAGTTCGATGAAATGGCTGTTTTTATGCTCAATATCAATGCCAATTGGATAAACGTCAATATTTGCTTCTTTCGCTTCATTTAGCGTTTTAATCGCTTTAGTGTATGAGCCATTGCCACTATCAAAGAGAGCCCAAACAATCATTTTTTTCAATCTATTCATGCTTAGCGCTCCACTTTTGACTATTGCGATAAGCCAATTCTGTAAATACGCTCTTTTTGTAATCTTCACTTTGATAGTAAAGAACTTGCTCTTGCTTACGCCCTAGGACAGTCAGCGTAATTACTTCTGCAAACGCTAAAACAGCAATCGCTACGATTAAATATGTCATGTTAAACTCCTACTCTTTCTTCTAGTTTGATATTTTCCAACATTTCAGCTAATGTTTCTTTTTTGCTCAAATATCTGTTGCGTGATTTCCATTTAACGAACAGTTCAAAACCTTTGTAATTGATAAAAACTATTCGATGTGTAGGATTATCAATGTATTTCCTAAATTCTGGATGCTCACGCATTTCAGTCGCCCACTGCTTCGCAACGCTCTTGCTCAAGCCTTCCCAGCGTTGAATCAAGTGATTGTAGTCACCCCACTCGGCTTTTTCGTCGTTGCCAACAGCTTTATACGTTATATTTGCTTTCGGCATAGCGCGCTCCTTTTTAATGTGGTATAATTTACTTTAGTTTTATTTGTTATGCGACTGATTGCCGTCAGTCGTTTTTTCTTTTTGTCACTCATGATCTAATCGCCAATATTCATTTAAATCAACTGAAACAACAGTGGTTAGATTACGTTGTGAAGTTAAAATCTGTTGCTTGTAAGGTGCAAGTCCTGCGTTTCGCTCTTTGTCATTTCTAGGCAAATAGTAACCGCTAGGCTGCACCTTTTTAGCTACAATTGGGTGCTTGAATATGACACGTAAGTTCTCGATAACCTCTTCAAGCTCTCGCTTATTTAAATCAAATTCTGAACGGAGTGTTTGAGCTTTGAGAGGTTTCTCAAAATTAGCTCTGTTCCTGATTGCATTCAAAACTTTGATTTCAATATGTGACATTGCTCGTTGTTCCATCTTTACCCCTTTCTAATTTCTGGACTCTCGATTAGCAGTTATAGCTCTAACAAGGATTTTTTATCATTGTTGTCTTATCAAATATTTATCGTTTAGAGGAAATCAAACTGCGGTTTTATTTGTTTTGTTTTTTAAAGGAGGTTTATCACCTTGTTAGAGCCGTAGCTACTAACCGAGAGATGATTTTAAATTAATTTTCTTCGAAGTTTTCCCAAGGCTCGCGAATATCAAGTGCCTTTGAGACTCTGAGTTTTAAATCAGCACTTCCTTTCCCTTTTTTGAGTAAATCAGTGATTGTAGCAGGACTTCGAAGACCAACTACTTGTGTCAAATCTGCTTTCGACCAGCCTTTTTCTTTTAGTCGTTGTTCAACAAGCGAAATCCATTTTTGATGTTGTTGACTCATTTTTTTCATATTCTTCCTTTCTCCAAAATAGAAAGCGAATTTTTTTGCGAAGTTTTGAGTAAAATGCATTGACTATTTTCACTCATTGGAGTAAAATCAATGTATAAGAAAAACATTAACAAAACGCTTGATATTACTTAATTCTAAAAGTCGCCAAACTTATTTTTTTAGTTATATCTTCGCTTTTTGTTTCGCTTATTAATTCGCTTTACATTTTATATTTTACTCATTTGAGTGTTATATGTCAATAGTTTTTACTCAAAAAAGTAAAATATTTTTTGTCATGGCTTAGAAAGGCTTTAAAATGACTAATCAAACCCTTAATTTAATTGCTTTTGAGAGAATAAAGGGACTAGCAGCTAAACAAGGTGTTAGTTTGCAAACAGTAGCGCAGTCTGTTGGTTTGAGTGAAAACTATATTTATAATTTAAGAACACGTAAGTCTTCTTCTAGCGAACATATTGCTAAAATCGCTGATTACTTTAATGTATCCACTGATTATATTTATGGCCGCACTGATAATCCCAGAATTGCTTCTGACGATGCTGCATCAGAATACACTACTGAAGATTTGCGCAAAATGGCAAAAAACGCCAAGACCTTCGACGGTAAACCACTTACCGATGAAGATGTTGACGCAATTACAAATATCATTGAAATTTACCTAAAAGGTAGAAACTAAAAAATAATTGAGCAAAGGAAGATAGTCTATGACTATTGAAGAACTTGTTGAATCATATGGAGTGACACTAGCTTACTTTGACAATGAGCTATGGCCACGACCTGGCATTTACATTGATGACATCAAAATCATCTTCGTCAACAAATCGCTTTCGGAAGAAGCTATGAAGAAAGTTGTTTATCATGAGCTTGGACATCTTGAGCATGATTCTAATCAATATCAAAGACGTCATGAACAATTCGAGTTACAAGCTAATCGAAACATGATCAGACTCTTATTAGAAGAAGAATTGAGAGAATCAGACTATGAGTTCAACTACGTCAATTTCATGCAAAGACATCAACTAACAACTGTAGCTGACGAGTGTATGGTCATTGATGAATATTATAATTTAATGGATATCGTTTAAAACTATGTGCAATCACTGAATCACAATAAAAGCTGGAGAATGGAGAAAAAATAATGAAAAAGAGCGGAGCAGGAAAAGTCATTCTGATTATCCTGGTAGTTGCTTTAGTCGTTGCTATTGCTGCAATCTTAATGCCAGTAGCCCTTGTTGGTGGAGTGGGTGCGATTTGGTACTTCACTAAAAAGAAACCTGATATTAAAAAGAGAAATATCTCTATTGCAGTTGCTGCAGTTGGTTTGTTAGGAACTATATTTATTACACCAGCTGTTTTTAAAGATAACAGTAATGCATCTACAACTACTGCATCAACAACTATCGCTACATCTTCTAGTTCTTCTAAAACTAAAGAAAGCTCATCGTCTTCAAGTAGCGAAGTTAAAACAACAACTGAAAGTTCTTCTGAAACAAAACAATCAACTGAACCAACTACTAAAAACGATGGTCCAGAATACACTGAAGAATCAAATGCAGCTTTTGCTACTGCTTTCATGAACACTTTGAATCAGTCTCTTGCTGATGGCGGTGTCAATGTCAGCGTGAGCGTGCAATACATGGGTAAAAATCTTATTTATGTTATTGTTCCTCAAGATTTCAAATATGAACCTACTTCAAGCATTCAAAAGTTAGCTGATACTGTCTACCAAGCAAAAGAAAATTACTTCAACGAGTGGGCTATTGATAACGGATATGATTTAAGTTACACTAACGCACCACACCTTTACATCAAATCCGACGGAGATCAAACTACTCTAGCTGAAGAAAGTGGTATTCTCAACAAAACAATGAAAGTTAAAGTTAAAAACTAATCATAGTAAATAAAAAAATCCTCATGCTCCCGTCGCCAAACTAGAACATGAGGATAAAAATAATTGGTATAAGAAATTACCTAGATAGAAACTAGGCCTCTTTCTTATACCCCATTTTATCAAAAAAGTGAGGTAAAAACAATGTGGATTGAAGAATTGTCCAATGGTAAATACAAGTATTTCGAACGATATAAAGACCCATACACCGAAAAGTGGCGAAAAGTATCTGTAACGCTTGAAAGTGGTTCTAATCGAGCTAAAAAAGAAGCACAAAAACTACTCAACAAAAAAATTGATTCAAAACTTGAAAAGCTAAAAACAACTGATGCTTTATTTACAACAGTTTTTGAAGAGTGGTTACCAATCTATAAAGAGACGGTTAAAAAGAGCAGTTTGCACTCTACTTTGGCAACTATCAAACGAATAAGAAAAGATTTTGCTTTAGAAGTTCCGATTTCAAATATAACACCTAAATACATCCAGAATTACATTACTTCAAACGAAGAATGGACGTACAGCCAAAAATATAGGATTAAATCTCTTTTGAACGTTTTCTTTGATTATGCAGTTTCTTTGGAAATAATCGAAAATAATCCAGCTCGAAAGATTGTATTGAACAAGCCTAGAAAGACCGCTGAGGAGTTGGAAGCAATCGAAAATAAATACCTGGAACCAGACGAACTTAACCGCTTGTTAAAAGAGTTCTACAGAAAACCTATAACTTACAGATACGGACTACTTTCAGAATTCATGACACTTAACGGTTGTCGCATTGGGGAAGCTGCAGCTTTAAAGCTCAAAAACTACCATAAGGAAAACAAAACAATTGATATACATGGCACGTTAACAAAATACGATGATAACCCAACCACACCGAAAACAACTGCTAGTTATCGAACTGTTTATCTGACAGATAGAGAAGTTGAAATATTAGATGAAATAATATCTATGAACCAGCTTCAAGAAGAGACAAACCCCAAATGGAAAAAATCAGATTTTATCTTTGTAACCAACACAGGAAATTCTGTTCAAAGTTCCGTTTTCGCAAAATCCTTACAAAGAGCAAATGAGCGACTTCAGAAACCAATTGCTAAACATATCTCAAGCCATATTTTTAGACACACAATGATCAGTATGCTAGCTGAATATAATATTCCTTTGAAAGCAATCATGGATAGAGTTGGTCACTCTGACTCTGAAACAACGACTAAAATTTATACACACGTAACTAAAAATATGAAAAACAAAGCTGTAGAAGTTTTAAACCACATAGCAAATAGTAGGCAAAGTTAAAAGGCTTTGCCCCTTTTTTGCCCCTTAAACACAAAAAAAGAGCCTATCTATTTCAGATAAGCTCTTAAAACGTTGATATATCAACGATTATTTTTTCAAGTTGTAGAATGATTTCAATCCACGGTATTCAGCTACTTCACCAAGTTGGTCTTCGATACGAAGCAATTGGTTGTATTTAGCGATACGGTCAGTACGTGAAAGTGAACCAGTTTTAATTTGACCAGCGTTAGTTGCAACTGCGATGTCAGCGATTGTTGAATCTTCAGTTTCACCTGAACGGTGTGATACAACTGCAGTGTAACCAGCTTCTTTAGCCATTTCGATAGCTTCGAATGTTTCAGTCAAAGTACCGATTTGGTTAACTTTGATAAGGATTGAGTTAGCAGCTTCTTCTTTGATACCACGTGCAAGGTATGAAGTGTTTGTTACGAAGAAGTCATCACCGACCAATTGAACACGTTTACCAAGACGTTTAGTAAGTTCTTTCCATCCGTCCCAGTCGTTTTCGTCCATTGCATCTTCGATAGTGATGATTGGGTATTTGTTAACCAATTCTTCGATGTAGTCGATTTGTTCTGCAGCAGTACGTTTAGCAGCACCTTCACCTTCGAATTTAGTGTAGTCATAGATTCCGTTATCGTAGAATTCTGATGAAGCACAGTCAAATCCAAGGAATACATCTTCACCTGGTTTGTAACCAGCAGTTTCGATAGCTTTGATGATTGTTTCTACAGCGTCTTCAGTTCCTTCAAATTTAGGAGCGAAACCACCTTCGTCACCAACAGCTGTTTCAAGACCACGTTCTTTAAGGATTTTCTTAAGTGTGTGGAAGATTTCAGCACCCCAACGAAGAGCTTCTTTGAATGTAGGTGCACCAGCAGGTACAATCATGAATTCTTGGAAAGCGATTGGAGCGTCTGAGTGAGAACCACCGTTGATGATGTTCATCATTGGAGTTGGAAGAACTTTAGTGTTGAAACCACCAAGGTAGCTGTAAAGTGGAACTTCAAGGTAGTCAGCTGCTGCACGAGCTACGGCAATAGAAACACCAAGGATAGCATTTGCACCGAGTTTACCTTTGTTTGGAGTACCGTCAAGAGCGATCATAGCACGGTCGATAGCTTGTTGATCACGAACATCGAAACCGATGATTGCTTCAGCAATGATGTTGTTAACGTTGTCAACAGCTTTTTGAGTACCAAGACCGTTGTAACGAGATTTGTCTCCGTCACGAAGTTCAACTGCTTCGTGTTCACCAGTAGAAGCTCCTGAAGGAACCATACCACGACCAAATGCGCCTGATTCTGTGTAAACTTCTACTTCAAGTGTTGGGTTACCGCGTGAGTCAAGGACTTCGCGAGCGTAAACATCAGTAATAATTGACATTATGTTACTCTCCTTATGAGTTTTTAATATTTTTACACTAAAATAATACCATAATATCGGCGCTTAAGCAAATAAAAACGAGAAATTTTGAAAATCGCTACCAACTTTCATGGCTTTTCATAATTTTCAATAACAAAACAGCCCAAAACTGACAGTTTAGTAAATTTAACTTATAATGATTGTAAGAACATATGGAGGGCCCTACCATGACTGATTTAGAAAATAAAGTTTTACAAGCCGCAACAGGCGAAAAACGCTTAAATCCTGATGAACAACGTCTTTATTTTGGAACTTTTGCCGAACGAGTCGTCTTATCAATTCCTCTTGAAGATAGCCGTTTAGAAGAGGTTAAAAATCGTTTTAGTGATATTTTAGGACAATTAGCTAAACAATACGACACAATATTAGTTAAAATTTCTCCAAAACTCTCCGTTTCAAACCAAATGTTTTACATGAAAATCGCTCAAGAACAAAACATTCAAGCAACTATTGTTGATGAAAAGAATGCTCAATCACCTTACGGCATTATCGTTCATTCAACCAAAGCTGAAAATGTAGCTAATCCTCTATTATCTGAACAATTTCCAGCTACAGCTGAAAAACCAAAAGAAGCCCCTAAAAAAGGCTTCTGGTCAAAATTATTTAACAAGGATTAAAATCTAGTAAAGCTTAGTAAATTTCCGATGTTTTGGGCGGTGCGTTCCAGATTTTGCTCAGCTTTATCAAGGGTATTTTCTAAAGTATCAACGTCAGCAATTATCGGAAAGGCTGCTTGAATGTTAGAAATCGGAAAGCTTGGTAAATCATCTTTGAGACTACCACAGATAGCAATGACTAATTTACCACGAGGTGTGCGCTGTGCTAGACCAACAGGAGCTTTACCTGAAAGACTTTGCTTATCCATTCGTCCTTCGCCGACAACAACGATGTCAGCTTTCTGAACACGTTGGTCAAAATCAAGCATGTCAAGAACAGCATCAATGCCAGAAATGATTTGACCTCCAGCAAAGGCTGCTAAACCTGCTGCCATTCCGCCACCTGCTCCCGCTCCAGCCAAATCCAAAACAGCTGGGAAGAAAGTTTGGTAAAATCTTTCCATATCTTTATCAACGCTTGCAAAGTCATCTTTTGCAAGCCCTTTTTGTCCTCCAAAAATATAGGTTGCCCCATTTGGACCACATAGAGGATTTGTCACGTCAGTGATAACTGTCACCTTAGTTTGAGATAAATCCCAACGACAGCTTTCATAAGAAACCATGGTAATATCACCAAGGTGTTCGCCAACCGCTTCGACTTCATGACCTGTTTTGTCAAAGAAACGATAGCCAAGGCCTGCCGCCATTCCCAGACCACCATCATTGGTTGAACTGCCTCCAACACCAATCATGATTTCTTCAACACCAAGGTCAACCAAGTGACCAATCATTTCACCAACACCTTTTGTCGTAAGGGTTAATGGGCTACGCTGATCCATTGGCACTTTTTCCAAACCACAAATGTCTGCCATTTCAAAAACGGCCAACCGACCATTAGTCGCATAATGGGCTTCGACTGGTTGACCAAACGCGCCAGTAACCGTGTGGCTTTCACGTTTTAAGTGAAGACCGTCTGTCAAGGCTTCCAAAGTTCCTTCACCACCGTCACCAACAGGCATGACATCAAAAGTCGCATTTGGCATAGCTTTTCGAAAACCTTTTTGAACAGCTTTTGCAACTTCAAGTGCTGACAAACTTTCCTTAAATGAATCAGGTGCAATTAATATATGCATAGTACCAACTCCCCCTTACATTTCTTATTACTATTATATAATTTTTTAAAGGAAAGAGGTTACAAAAACATTAATACGAAGCAAAACTCCCCTTCAATTTTAGAAGGGGAGCTCTTTATATAAGGAAAGTAATGTATTTAAATGTTAGTGACTTTTTTGACGTCTTTTAACTTCTAACACTGCTAGACTGGCAAGACTTAGAAGACCAACAAACGTTAGAGTTTTACTATCTTTTTGACCAGTTTCTGGCAAGGCAACCGTGCTATTTTCAGTAACAGCAACTTTTTGAAGGTCAGAAAGGACTCGAGAAGCAGCTTGATTTCGGACTCCAGTCTGAGTTTGGGCTGGCGCTGTAGCTTTCGACACTTGATTCGAATTAGCTGGCACTTCAGTTTTTGTCACTTGGTCTTGATAAACAATGCCATATTGGCTGAAGTGGTCAACATCAAAGATGACGAATTTAACGACTTGCCCAGCCACTAACTTGCTAACTTCTCTAAAAGCTAGAAGTTGCGGTTGTGCATTTTCTGGAAGATAGAAAACTTCTGCAACAGCTTTACCAGCATCAATTGGTAAGATGACTTGATCTTTTTGAGTTGTGCTAACAACATGGCCATAAGCATCTTCAGGCTCGATATCATATAAATCATAGTCTTTACCTTGCAAGACTGAAGGGATTTGACTGTCATTTGTTTCCTTGTGATGAACTTCAATCTGTGTAATCTCTTCACGTTCACCTGGAGCTAAAATGACACTTACGCCACTTGCTCGGTCATAAAGGGTACGTTCTGTTTCTGCATTTTCCTTTCTCAGACGTAGGATTGTTGCTGTTAACGGATTAAGGGTAATGCTATTTTCCGTAAACGCCACACCTTTTGGATTCAAGATAGCATCGACACCTGCGGTATCGGCGTCAGCAAGAACCTCTGCGTTCAACAAAGCTTTGTAATCATCTGACAAGACAAACTCACGCGCTTTGCTATCAGCATTGACAAAGACTGCATAGATGTCACCGTTACTTGCTTGTGTTTGGTAAGCGATAATCAAATCTTCTTGACCAACTCCATTTTCATTTGGAATGGTGATGAGTTTGACCTTGCTATCAACATCAGCTTTTGTCTTAAGCGTAAAGGCATCTGTTGAACGACGAAGAGCGATGAGCCCTTTGGTATAAGCTTGCGTTTTAGCATTTTCTGGGTAAGCCTTGCCGTCAGTTGCTTTTGCCCAATCAAAATGATTAATAGCATCCGTAGAATCATAAGAATCACTGATAAAGTAAGGATAAATAAATGGTGTGCCATCAGCGTTTGTTAGCAAATCTGATTTTGCTGGGACTTGATCAGCTGCTACTGGTGTCTTATAAGCTTCGTCACGGAATTGTTTGGTACGACCATATTCTTGACCAGAATGGATGAAGGCTGTTCCTTGAGAAGTCAATATAATAAGATTTCCCAAGCGTTGACGACGTAAAATTTCAGCTTCATTTTCTGCTACTGATGGGTCTTTGTGGATTGATTTAGCA from Streptococcus ruminicola encodes the following:
- the bet gene encoding phage recombination protein Bet encodes the protein MANQVAKQTKRDITVDTSVWTPQDVKRFFDPQNLLSEKQIGQALTLIKGRNLNPFANEVYIVAYKNKNGGTEFSLIVSKEAFLKRAAQCKDYEGFEAGVVVLDADGVQVERKGSLVLPNDTIIGGWARVYRKNFKVPVEVYISMSEYDKGRSTWKAMPATMIRKTALVNALREAFPDDLGNMYTEDDGGETFDHIKDVTPEPQESREDVLARKQAQIENWQNQKSKQEEPQPEPVQEVQTELLDENDELVY
- a CDS encoding phage replisome organizer N-terminal domain-containing protein, which encodes MADNKKYYYLKLKENFFESDEAIILESMPDGYLYSNILLKLYLRSLKNDGLLMFNNLIPYNAQMLATITRHQIGTIEKAIQIFQQLKLIEILDNGAIYMSNIQNFVGKSSTNADRIRKYRKSVTNVTTNEQQMLNKCAPEIEIDTETEIKKDIELKKELELEPEKEERFVDVVEANLGRGLVKFEYDTMNDYLINKHVSKELFLEAVKVAVANNVRKFNYISRVLDNWIENGIQTVEQAYQAQRDFKAKKANRYQNVQQPTKSNVPDWVNEEYKHEASADEQAQLDALKAAMMED
- a CDS encoding DNA methyltransferase codes for the protein MNRLKKMIVWALFDSGNGSYTKAIKTLNEAKEANIDVYPIGIDIEHKNSHFIELDLADYKRLFGDNTLFDTLDKLPKPDLIIASPPCESWSNASAMVEGNACWKQEDFSTDSLFAPQREASMFTIRTSKDYEEAYNNYYYDRQFMKRVNGELCVFNTIEIIKRYEPSYFIIENPASGRIWKYIEDVMGFCLPYKNQTRYNNYDYPLQKPTKFASNINLNLKNDIIKQEIEWKYFSKSYNERSNIPQKLLLDIFKTVTRHFEESTNGK
- a CDS encoding excisionase, with protein sequence MPKANITYKAVGNDEKAEWGDYNHLIQRWEGLSKSVAKQWATEMREHPEFRKYIDNPTHRIVFINYKGFELFVKWKSRNRYLSKKETLAEMLENIKLEERVGV
- a CDS encoding transcriptional regulator, with the translated sequence MSQQHQKWISLVEQRLKEKGWSKADLTQVVGLRSPATITDLLKKGKGSADLKLRVSKALDIREPWENFEEN
- a CDS encoding helix-turn-helix domain-containing protein, with protein sequence MTNQTLNLIAFERIKGLAAKQGVSLQTVAQSVGLSENYIYNLRTRKSSSSEHIAKIADYFNVSTDYIYGRTDNPRIASDDAASEYTTEDLRKMAKNAKTFDGKPLTDEDVDAITNIIEIYLKGRN
- a CDS encoding ImmA/IrrE family metallo-endopeptidase, translating into MTIEELVESYGVTLAYFDNELWPRPGIYIDDIKIIFVNKSLSEEAMKKVVYHELGHLEHDSNQYQRRHEQFELQANRNMIRLLLEEELRESDYEFNYVNFMQRHQLTTVADECMVIDEYYNLMDIV
- a CDS encoding tyrosine-type recombinase/integrase — its product is MWIEELSNGKYKYFERYKDPYTEKWRKVSVTLESGSNRAKKEAQKLLNKKIDSKLEKLKTTDALFTTVFEEWLPIYKETVKKSSLHSTLATIKRIRKDFALEVPISNITPKYIQNYITSNEEWTYSQKYRIKSLLNVFFDYAVSLEIIENNPARKIVLNKPRKTAEELEAIENKYLEPDELNRLLKEFYRKPITYRYGLLSEFMTLNGCRIGEAAALKLKNYHKENKTIDIHGTLTKYDDNPTTPKTTASYRTVYLTDREVEILDEIISMNQLQEETNPKWKKSDFIFVTNTGNSVQSSVFAKSLQRANERLQKPIAKHISSHIFRHTMISMLAEYNIPLKAIMDRVGHSDSETTTKIYTHVTKNMKNKAVEVLNHIANSRQS
- the eno gene encoding surface-displayed alpha-enolase; the encoded protein is MSIITDVYAREVLDSRGNPTLEVEVYTESGAFGRGMVPSGASTGEHEAVELRDGDKSRYNGLGTQKAVDNVNNIIAEAIIGFDVRDQQAIDRAMIALDGTPNKGKLGANAILGVSIAVARAAADYLEVPLYSYLGGFNTKVLPTPMMNIINGGSHSDAPIAFQEFMIVPAGAPTFKEALRWGAEIFHTLKKILKERGLETAVGDEGGFAPKFEGTEDAVETIIKAIETAGYKPGEDVFLGFDCASSEFYDNGIYDYTKFEGEGAAKRTAAEQIDYIEELVNKYPIITIEDAMDENDWDGWKELTKRLGKRVQLVGDDFFVTNTSYLARGIKEEAANSILIKVNQIGTLTETFEAIEMAKEAGYTAVVSHRSGETEDSTIADIAVATNAGQIKTGSLSRTDRIAKYNQLLRIEDQLGEVAEYRGLKSFYNLKK
- a CDS encoding YueI family protein, which translates into the protein MTDLENKVLQAATGEKRLNPDEQRLYFGTFAERVVLSIPLEDSRLEEVKNRFSDILGQLAKQYDTILVKISPKLSVSNQMFYMKIAQEQNIQATIVDEKNAQSPYGIIVHSTKAENVANPLLSEQFPATAEKPKEAPKKGFWSKLFNKD
- a CDS encoding glycerate kinase — translated: MHILIAPDSFKESLSALEVAKAVQKGFRKAMPNATFDVMPVGDGGEGTLEALTDGLHLKRESHTVTGAFGQPVEAHYATNGRLAVFEMADICGLEKVPMDQRSPLTLTTKGVGEMIGHLVDLGVEEIMIGVGGSSTNDGGLGMAAGLGYRFFDKTGHEVEAVGEHLGDITMVSYESCRWDLSQTKVTVITDVTNPLCGPNGATYIFGGQKGLAKDDFASVDKDMERFYQTFFPAVLDLAGAGAGGGMAAGLAAFAGGQIISGIDAVLDMLDFDQRVQKADIVVVGEGRMDKQSLSGKAPVGLAQRTPRGKLVIAICGSLKDDLPSFPISNIQAAFPIIADVDTLENTLDKAEQNLERTAQNIGNLLSFTRF